Proteins found in one Triticum aestivum cultivar Chinese Spring chromosome 4D, IWGSC CS RefSeq v2.1, whole genome shotgun sequence genomic segment:
- the LOC123099675 gene encoding histone deacetylase 2, translated as MDMGANSLPSPSCPDGRKRRVCYYYDPGISNVDYGEGHSMVPRRVAMAHSLVASYGLLNDMTRLRTRPASPEELLAFHDQKYVDLLGRLTPAAYMSDGNLRRTAEEHGIGPMRRLDGACTNDNPVIDGLMGYCLSYAGGSLAAARALCGGDHDVAINWSGGMHHACRGHANGFCYVNDIVLAIKQLLGRFRRVLYVDIDGHHGDGVEKAFADSNQVMTLSFHQYESQFFPGTGSIDDVGEGAGRYHALNVPLKKGMDDQGYHELFKPIVGKAMQVFQPDAVVLQCGADSLSGDRLAGLELSVGGHAECVRYLRGFNAPLLLLGGGGYTINHVASCWCYETAVAVGKEDEIAHEIPHHPYDHYYRSQGYRLQYRTEAPGSRSSGENKDAAVIRVKALEHLSAINCAPSIQFHEPCGAAAQGMDVDDLCHHDDDDDDEEEADPMERLHLLCDNADLRGIFIELGRKRLSSQKC; from the exons ATGGATATGGGCGCCAACTCGCTGCCGTCGCCGTCGTGCCCCGACGGCAGGAAGCGGCGCGTGTGCTACTACTACGACCCGGGCATCTCCAACGTCGACTACGGCGAGGGACACTCGATGGTGCCCCGCCGCGTCGCGATGGCCCACTCCCTCGTCGCCTCCTACGGCCTCCTCAACGACATGACTCGCCTCCGCACCAGGCCGGCCAGCCCGGAGGAGCTCCTGGCGTTCCACGACCAGAAATACGTCGACCTCCTCGGCAGGCTCACCCCCGCCGCGTACATGAGCGACGGCAATCTCCGGCGGACGGCCGAGGAGCATGGCATCGGCCCCATGCGCCGCCTGGACGGCGCCTGCACGAACGACAACCCCGTCATCGACGGCCTCATGGGGTACTGCCTGAGCTACGCCGGCGGGTCGCTGGCCGCGGCGCGCGCGCTATGCGGGGGCGACCACGACGTCGCCATCAACTGGTCCGGCGGCATGCACCACGCGTGCCGGGGCCACGCCAACGGCTTCTGCTACGTCAACGACATCGTGCTCGCCATCAAGCAGCTGCTCGGCCGCTTCCGGCGCGTGCTGTACGTGGACATCGACGGGCACCACGGGGACGGCGTGGAGAAGGCCTTCGCGGACTCCAACCAGGTGATGACGCTGTCCTTCCACCAGTACGAAAGCCAGTTCTTCCCCGGCACCGGGAGCATCGACGACGTCGGCGAGGGGGCCGGCAGGTACCACGCCCTCAACGTGCCGCTCAAGAAGGGCATGGACGACCAGGGGTACCATGAGCTGTTCAAGCCGATCGTGGGCAAGGCCATGCAGGTGTTCCAGCCGGACGCCGTGGTGCTGCAGTGCGGCGCCGACTCGCTCTCCGGCGACCGGCTCGCTGGCCTCGAGCTGTCGGTGGGCGGCCACGCGGAGTGCGTCAGGTACCTGCGGGGATTCAACGCGCCGCTGctcctcctcggcggcggcggctacacCATTAACCACGTCGCCTCCTGCTGGTGCTACGAG ACGGCGGTGGCCGTGGGCAAGGAAGACGAGATCGCCCACGAGATACCACACCATCCGTATGATCACTACTACAGGAGCCAGGGTTACAGGCTGCAGTATCGCACGGAGGCGCCCGGCAGCCGCAGCAGCGGGGAGAATAAGGACGCGGCCGTCATTAGGGTGAAAGCCCTGGAGCACCTCTCGGCGATCAACTGCGCGCCGAGCATACAGTTCCACGAGCCATGCGGCGCGGCGGCCCAAGGCATGGACGTCGACGACCTGTGCcaccacgacgacgacgatgatgatgaagaagaagcagACCCTATGGAGAGGCTGCACCTGCTGTGCGACAACGCGGACCTCCGCGGGATTTTCATAGAATTGGGGCGGAAGAGACTATCGTCGCAAAAATGCTAG
- the LOC123096321 gene encoding MEIOTIC F-BOX protein MOF, whose product MSHRLKTTKASPSSTGDHLSALPDSVLQHALGFLEAQEAVRTCVLARRWRHIWRLIPRLRITDVDAFRSVEKLNEFVDQLTLPRDRGSTIDECEFDLRGLLQLEDAHVDLWIRRVLKCHTGLLQVHLYANLPATQGPLIVRLDNRPLFSPHLWRLELNGVFLEDSLLDFSSCSVLNDLEITNCVIDTDHILSQSLKKLSIMGCELCWRLHPTLISAPSLISLQLNDYIGVTPVLESMPLLETATVNLGHQNEQYCDFCDKGGFGDCECGMCYMYPDNDYTPDVSVHLVGLSSVTCLELIASSKMVTFKRDLQYCPAFSKLKSLLLSDWCLVADLQTLLHFLHYAPVLEKLTLQVCKKPKSDMELEGNDFLEQSLVLKYLKIVEVKCQMIDEQIHNLLKTLSFSSKSLEKINVQKL is encoded by the exons ATGTCTCACCGGCTCAAGACCACAAAAGCGTCGCCGTCGAGCACTGGAGACCACCTCAGCGCCCTCCCGGACTCCGTGCTGCAGCACGCGCTTGGCTTCCTTGAGGCACAGGAAGCCGTGCGGACGTGCGTGCTCGCCCGGCGCTGGCGCCACATCTGGAGGCTCATCCCTCGCCTGCGCATCACCGACGTCGACGCGTTTCGGAGTGTCGAGAAGCTGAACGAGTTTGTCGACCAGCTGACTCTGCCCCGAGACCGCGGCTCCACTATCGACGAGTGCGAGTTCGATCTCCGTGGGTTATTGCAACTTGAGGACGCACATGTTGACCTCTGGATTCGGCGTGTTTTGAAGTGCCATACCGGGCTGCTACAAGTCCATCTCTACGCTAATCTACCAGCCACTCAGGGACCATTAATCGTCAGACTGGACAATCGACCTCTCTTCTCCCCGCACCTGTGGCGATTAGAGCTCAATGGTGTCTTCTTGGAAGATAGCTTGCTTGATTTTTCAAGCTGCTCGGTGTTGAACGATCTAGAGATCACTAATTGTGTCATCGATACTGATCATATCTTGTCCCAATCCTTGAAAAAACTTAGCATCATGGGCTGTGAGCTTTGTTGGCGACTTCACCCAACTCTCATATCTGCTCCAAGTCTTATTTCACTGCAGCTAAATGATTATATTGGTGTGACTCCAGTCCTTGAAAGCATGCCGTTACTAGAAACAGCAACTGTGAATCTTGGCCACCAGAATGAGCAATACTGTGATTTCTGTGATAAAGGTGGCTTTGGAGATTGTGAATGTGGGATGTGTTATATGTATCCAGACAATGATTATACACCCGATGTCTCTGTGCATCTTGTGGGTCTGTCCAGCGTTACATGTTTGGAATTGATAGCTTCCTCTAAAATG GTTACATTCAAAAGGGATCTTCAATACTGCCCTGCATTCAGTAAGCTAAAATCTTTGTTACTCAGTGACTGGTGTTTAGTTGCTGACTTACAAACACTACTACACTTTCTCCATTACGCACCAGTTCTAGAGAAACTCACTCTTCAAGTCTGTAAG AAACCCAAATCAGATATGGAATTGGAAGGCAATGACTTTTTGGAACAATCCCTTGTGCTGAAGTACCTTAAGATAGTGGAAGTTAAATGTCAAATGATTGACGAGCAGATTCATAATCTTTTGAAGACCTTGAGCTTCAGCAGCAAATCCCTGGAGAAAATTAATGTCCAAAAGCTGTAG